The sequence TGAAGGAGATGTAACCAAGTGGAAAAAATTTGCTTACTCCCTGATGCTGCGCCTGGGTATGCGCATGTCAAAAATCGATGCAACATCTGCACAGACCTGGGTACAGAAGGCAATTGCAGGTGGTGTTATTACGGATGATGCAGACATTGCTACCATGAAATACACAGATGGTACATCGCTGAACAGGAATCCAAGAGCGGCTGCCCTGCTTTCCAACGACTACGCGGTGGCAGATGGTACGAGCAATACAGAAGGTGGTAAACTGGCCCAAACATTTATCAATTTGCTGAAAGATAATAATGATCCGCGCCTGAATGTAATCGCCATCGTATGGAAGGATGGAAAGGCAGATACCAGCACCGCATTGCAATTCGGTATGCCCAATGGCTTGCTGCTGAAACCAGATAGCTTCGTGTATTATTCAGAACCAAATCCGTCAACCATCTTACAATATACTGCACCTATCATTGTGATGAGTGCTGCAGAAGTAAATCTTTACCTGGCAGAAGCGGCTGTAAGAGGCTGGTATTCCGGTGATGCAGCGACTACTTTCTCTGCCGCCATTGGTGCTTCTATGCGCAACTGGGCAGAATTTGGCACTGCAGGGGTGATTGCTGAAAGTAAAATCACAGCTTACCAGGCAGCACATACTCTTACTGGTACCACAGCTCAACAGCTGGAAATGATCGGCAATGAATACTATGTATCCATGTTCCTCGATGAACAGGAGATTCATGCCAACTGGCGCCGTTTGGGATATCCTGCACTCACGCCAGTGAATATCTCCGGCAATATTACTGGTGGTACCATTCCCCGCCGTCTCCTGTATCCACCTTCAGAAGAAAGCGTGAACGCAGCAAGCCTGCAGGAAGCGATAGACAGACAAGGCGCAAACCTGATGACAACCCGCATATGGTGGGATAAAGAATAATCCTCTCAACTTTTGAAATCATGCAAAACCAAAGAAGATCCGTATTGAAAAAAATGTTTGCCGCCGCAGCTGGCATGACCGGCATCAGTGCCGTAGCAAAGGCTGCCGGGGCGACACTGCCTGCCAAAACAGAAAATGGAAATGTAGTTTATGACCAGGAAGTGCCTTTATTTTCCAGCTTCAAAGTGCATGGCAACACCGTATACGTTGCAGGTATCGGCGCCCACTTTGATGGAGACATCAAGGCACATACAGATCATGTGCTGAAAGAAATGGAAGCACAGTTGAAAAAGGCAGGTTCTTCGATGGACAAGGTATTGAAGGTAAGCGTATTCCTACATGACCTGAGCGATTACAAGGCCATGAATGAGGTGTATAGAGGCCGTTTTGGCGCTAACCCTCCGGTACGCACTACCGTAGCTGTATATGGAGGAGTGCCGGGAGACTCTCTTGTAGAAATGGACTGCATTGCATCTCTATAAAAATAGTTCCCCCTTCTCTACGGGATCGCTTATTGAAGCGATCCCACTTTCTTCCTCACGTTTTTATTTTACTACTCATGAACCGCAGAGACTTATTGAAAAACATGTCTGTGATCCCTGTATTCGGGGCTTTCGCAGGCAGTGCTAATATATTGCCATTAACTGACGCCGCAGCACCTGCTGTCGCAAAAGATTATTTCAAAGATTTAGGTATCCGCACTTTTATCAATGCGGCCGGCACGTATACCGCTATGACAGGATCGCTCATGCGTCCTGAAGTGATGAATGCCATTAACTATGCTTCGAAAGATTTCGTATTGCTCGATGAGCTACAGGATAAAGTAGGTGCCCGCATTGCAGAGCTGCTGAAATGTGAATATGCTACCGTCACTTCTGGTTGTGCATCTGCCATGACCCTGGGAGCTGCGGGTGTGCTCACTGGCATGGATGAAAAGAAAGTAGCACAGCTGCCACACCTGGAAGGCACTGGTATGAAGACAGAAGTGATCATCCAGCGCAAGCATGATATCGCTTATGCACATGCCTTGAAAAATACAGGGTTGAAGATCGTTTATGTAGATACCAAAGAAGAACTGATCAGCGCTATCACCGACAAGACTGCGCTGATGTATTTCCTGAATGCGAACAACTTTGATGGACCGGTACAGGTAGAAGAGTTCCTGAAAATAGCACAGGCACACAACATCCCTACCATGATAGATTGTGCGGCAGACGTGCCTCCTGTGGAAAACCTGTGGAAGTATACAAACATGGGGTATGACCTGGTTTGTTTCTCAGGTGGTAAAGGTATTCGTGGCCCACAAAGTGCCGGTTTGCTGCTGGGCAGAAAGAAATACATTCAGGCAGCGCGCCTCAGTGCTCCTCCAAGAGGGAATACCATTGGCCGTGGTCTGAAAGTAAACAAAGAAGAAATACTCGGTATGCTGATAGCGCTGGAAACTTATCTGGCTACCGATCATGACAAAGAATGGAAAATGTGGGAAGCACAGATTAAGTTGATTGGCGATGCAGCAACTTCTGTAGGTGGTGTAACTACTACCGTGAAAGTACCGGCTATCGCCAATCACGTGCCTACCCTGCATGTAAGCTGGGATGCCAAAAAGATTCCTGCTACCGCAGCAGAATTAAAAGAGAAACTAAGAAGCGGTTCT is a genomic window of Chitinophaga sp. LS1 containing:
- a CDS encoding aminotransferase class V-fold PLP-dependent enzyme — encoded protein: MNRRDLLKNMSVIPVFGAFAGSANILPLTDAAAPAVAKDYFKDLGIRTFINAAGTYTAMTGSLMRPEVMNAINYASKDFVLLDELQDKVGARIAELLKCEYATVTSGCASAMTLGAAGVLTGMDEKKVAQLPHLEGTGMKTEVIIQRKHDIAYAHALKNTGLKIVYVDTKEELISAITDKTALMYFLNANNFDGPVQVEEFLKIAQAHNIPTMIDCAADVPPVENLWKYTNMGYDLVCFSGGKGIRGPQSAGLLLGRKKYIQAARLSAPPRGNTIGRGLKVNKEEILGMLIALETYLATDHDKEWKMWEAQIKLIGDAATSVGGVTTTVKVPAIANHVPTLHVSWDAKKIPATAAELKEKLRSGSPSIEIADGETQHAVAITTWMLVPGQEKIVAAALKKALTEKALSETHG
- a CDS encoding RidA family protein, giving the protein MQNQRRSVLKKMFAAAAGMTGISAVAKAAGATLPAKTENGNVVYDQEVPLFSSFKVHGNTVYVAGIGAHFDGDIKAHTDHVLKEMEAQLKKAGSSMDKVLKVSVFLHDLSDYKAMNEVYRGRFGANPPVRTTVAVYGGVPGDSLVEMDCIASL
- a CDS encoding SusD/RagB family nutrient-binding outer membrane lipoprotein → MKMRFNFLIYTAIAATLLIQSCDKGFEEMNVNPDASSSAVPEYMFSKALLDALNNSWFATDALACGGSMQQFATYKDVPGIGDKYYFQQGTYPYDYFTTGFPGAVNEIATVINALDSSEVNELSISRIWRVFIMHRITDLYGDIPYSEAAQGYTTNNFTPSYDAQKDIYADMLNELDEAAQALDASKTTFGAGDYIYEGDVTKWKKFAYSLMLRLGMRMSKIDATSAQTWVQKAIAGGVITDDADIATMKYTDGTSLNRNPRAAALLSNDYAVADGTSNTEGGKLAQTFINLLKDNNDPRLNVIAIVWKDGKADTSTALQFGMPNGLLLKPDSFVYYSEPNPSTILQYTAPIIVMSAAEVNLYLAEAAVRGWYSGDAATTFSAAIGASMRNWAEFGTAGVIAESKITAYQAAHTLTGTTAQQLEMIGNEYYVSMFLDEQEIHANWRRLGYPALTPVNISGNITGGTIPRRLLYPPSEESVNAASLQEAIDRQGANLMTTRIWWDKE